A section of the Oreochromis aureus strain Israel breed Guangdong linkage group 22, ZZ_aureus, whole genome shotgun sequence genome encodes:
- the necap1 gene encoding adaptin ear-binding coat-associated protein 1 encodes MSHYHNSHINNSWTKMAAEGEYESILCVKPDVNVYRIPPRASNRAYRAADWKLDAPDWSGRMRITAKGKVAYVKLEDKISGELFAQAPVKEYPGIAVETVSDSSRYFVLRIQDDNGRSAFIGVGFGDRGDAFDFNVALQDHFKWVKQETELSKNAQLGDSGPKLDLGFKEGQTITLNIGQGKKRDKPRPQGSGGFGLLPPPPGGKIAPPPSSGLSNHNIVPQTGSTATGCLLELDSSNSNTVVQSNTSSDLLWGEFSAPASSVPPPSRPQNTANWIQF; translated from the exons ATGAGTCACTACCACAACTCCCACATCAATAACAGTTGGACCAAGATGGCGGCCGAGGGAGAGTACGAGTCGATCCTGTGCGTTAAACCCGATGTCAACGTTTACCGTATCCCGCCGCGAGCTTCAAACCGAGCGTACAG GGCAGCTGATTGGAAGCTCGATGCCCCAGACTGGTCAGGTCGAATGAGGATCACAGCCAAGGGCAAAGTGGCCTACGTTAAACTGGAGGACAAAATCTCAG GGGAGCTGTTTGCCCAGGCACCAGTGAAGGAGTATCCTGGTATTGCAGTGGAAACCGTCAGCGACTCCAGCCGCTACTTTGTTCTGCGGATACAGGATGACAACG GTCGCAGTGCTTTCATTGGAGTTGGTTTTGGTGACCGAGGGGATGCTTTTGACTTCAACGTGGCTTTGCAGGATCATTTCAA ATGGGTGAAACAAGAGACCGAACTCAGTAAAAATGCCCAGCTCGGGGATTCAGGACCAAAGCTGGACTTGGGCTTTAAGGAAGGGCAGACCATCACACTCAACATAGGG CAAGGGAAAAAGAGGGATAAGCCCCGCCCACAAGGATCGGGTGGATTTGGACTTCTCCCACCACCACCTGGAGGCAAGAtagctcctcctccttcatcAGGGTTATCGAATCACAACATAGTCCCACAGACGGGAAGCACAGCGACAG gCTGCCTGCTGGAGCTGGACAGTAGTAACTCCAACACAGTGGTTCAGTCAAACACTAGTTCAGATCTTCTTTGGGGAGAATTTTCTGCTCCTGCAAG ctctGTTCCACCTCCGTCTCGACCACAAAACACCGCAAACTGGATCCAGTTTTGA
- the LOC116311921 gene encoding epsin-1-like isoform X1: protein MTSSMLRRQLKNLVQNYSEAEVKVREATSNDPWGPSSSQMADISDLTYNVVACNEIMTMLWKRLKDDKNWRHIHKSLTLLEYLLKTGDDRVLLKMKDNIYIVKALTEYRFVEKDGKDQGVNVREKAKVVLVLMEDDEKLKEEREFAVKTREKTSKSAAASSADNVKDPNYKPCYVPGTTGLPSLDNIPSVADLTASFAARKEERLKQEAEKKEAERRAKMSEEELKWEDANKGSDVKIDAWGGEKEEEVKTDPWGAPKEPKEAVDPWGTPSRPDTTETAASSDPWGAPTSTDKDPFAAEQTNDDPFVAPKNGEDPFAAPKNGEDPFVAPKNGEDPFSASKDDPFNTPKDSSDPFSAPKDTQDPFAAQKDKPDPFSSSNNDPFNAPKDDPFKAPKDDPFITPKADPFSTPKEDPFSAPKEDPFITPKDDPFNAPKDDPFSSPKDDPFSAPALTPPKEDPFAEPSSGKEDPFTAPTTPPKEDPFSAPTKPAQDPFAAPTTPPKEDPFSTPSLLAKDDPFAAPTSPPQEDPFSTTSKPTKEDPFAAPTTPPKPDPFTAPSSPPKVDATDPFDAPLVSSPQSSTDAWGPPATSPPATGSDPWGTTASASSTISNSDPFGDASKADNDPWGPPASAPASTDDAWGAPAPPLDSSPSSDPFGDGASKSNHPWGASSNTSGNGTGRHLKQEDTMYRKTASFLGSAGASLVDLDDLFSSDPKPRQRPLIDTQTQAIGTFKAAGMTSSPMLKSGAFAETSPSYSNPFISTIASPHGAPTPISGANNPSASLNTLGMSNSSISMIHASQMGPETGMLNPIYINESPQLGHNMNSPVGGVGMVQFGYPGSLLMGTGMIHSGVFQGNHPSGDGQFRSSIPQAGAEVVSGSGSDEIVNKNNPFLF from the exons ATGACGTCCTCTATGCTCCGTCGACAGCTGAAGAACCTGGTCCAGAACTACTCTGAGGCCGAGGTCAAG GTGAGAGAGGCGACATCCAATGACCCATGGGGCCCATCCAGCTCTCAGATGGCCGACATTTCTGACCTAACGTACAACGTTGTGGCCTGTAATGAGATCATGACGATGCTCTGGAAACGTCTGAAAGACGACAAGAACTGGAGACATATCCACAAG TCCCTGACACTCCTGGAGTACCTGCTGAAGACCGGTGATGATCGCGTGCTTCTGAAAATGAAAGACAACATCTACATTGTCAAAGCTCTCACAGAGTACCGCTTTGTAGAAAAGGATGGCAAAGATCAG GGTGTAAATGTGAGAGAGAAGGCCAAGGTTGTTCTTGTTCTTATGGAGGACGATGAGAAActaaaggaagagagagagttTGCTGTCAAGACCAGAGAAAAGACATCAAAAAGTGCAGCTG CATCATCTGCGGACAACGTCAAGGATCCAAACTATAAGCCGTGTTATGTACCTGGGACCACAGGGCTTCCATCTTTGGACAACATACCCTCTGTAGCTGACTTGACTGCTTCCTTCGCCGCCCGCAAAGAAGAGCGGCTTAAACAGGAAGCTGAGAAGAAAGAAGCCGAGAGACGG GCCAAGATGAGTGAAGAGGAGCTAAAATGGGAGGATGCTAATAAAGGTTCTGATGTTAAAATTGACGCTTggggaggagagaaagaagaggaagtaAAAACGGACCCATGGGGAGCTCCCAAAGAACCTAAGGAGGCCGTAGATCCATGGGGCACCCCCTCAAGACCTGACACAACTGAAACCGCAGCTAGCAGTGATCCCTGGGGGGCTCCAACAAGTACTGATAAAGATCCATTTGCAGCAGAACAAACTAATGATGATCCTTTTGTGGCACCAAAAAATGGGGAAGATCCTTTTGCAGCACCGAAAAATGGGGAAGATCCTTTTGTGGCACCGAAAAATGGGGAAGATCCCTTTAGTGCATCAAAAGATGACCCTTTCAACACCCCAAAGGACAGTTCAGACCCTTTCAGTGCCCCCAAAGACACGCAGGATCCATTTGCTGCTCAGAAAGATAAACCAGACCCTTTCAGCTCTTCTAACAATGATCCGTTTAATGCTCCAAAGGATGATCCTTTCAAAGCTCCAAAAGATGACCCATTTATCACCCCAAAAGCTGATCCTTTTAGTACTCCAAAAGAGGATCCCTTTAGTGCCCCTAAAGAAGATCCTTTCATTACCCCAAAAGATGATCCATTTAATGCACCTAAAGACGATCCATTTAGCTCTCCAAAAGATGATCCCTTCAGTGCACCAGCATTAACACCCCCTAAAGAGGACCCATTTGCAGAACCGTCATCAGGGAAAGAGGACCCTTTCACTGCTCCTACAACACCACCTAAAGAAGATCCTTTCTCAGCGCCAACCAAACCTGCTCAAGATCCCtttgctgcaccaacaacaccACCCAAAGAGGATCCGTTCTCTACACCATCTTTACTTGCGAAAGATGACCCCTTCGCTGCCCCAACATCTCCACCTCAAGAGGATCCCTTCTCCACAACATCCAAACCAACCAAGGAAGATCCCtttgctgcaccaacaacaccACCTAAACCAGACCCATTCACAGCGCCATCCAGTCCACCAAAGGTAGATGCCACAGATCCCTTCGATGCCCCTCTAGTGAGCTCGCCTCAGAGTAGCACAGATGCATGGGGACCCCCAGCCACTTCTCCACCAGCCACCGGATCAGATCCCTGGGGGACCACGGCAAGTGCTTCTTCAACCATCAGTAATTCTGATCCATTTGGAGATGCATCCAAAGCAGACAATGACCCATGGGGGCCTCCAG CTTCGGCTCCTGCCAGTACAGACGATGCATGGGGTGCACCTGCTCCACCTTTAGACTCCTCCCCATCTAGTGACCCCTTTGGAGATGGAGCATCTAAATCCAATCACCCCTGGGGTGCATCAAGCAACACAAGTGGCAACGGCACAG gAAGGCACTTGAAGCAGGAAGACACGATGTATCGAAAGACTGCTTCCTTCTTGGGCTCGGCAGGGGCATCACTGGTTGACTTGGACGATCTGTTTTCATCTGACCCCAAACCCAGACAGCGCCCCCTCATTGACACCCAAACACAAGCCATCG GCACTTTCAAAGCAGCAGGCATGACATCCAGCCCTATGCTAAAATCAGGAGCTTTTGCTGAAACATCACCCTCATACTCCAACCCTTTCATTTCGACCATAGCTTCCCCCCATGGTGCACCAACTCCCATTTCTGGAGCTAACAATCCTTCAGCATCACTGAATACTCTGGGAATGTCTAATTCTTCCATCAGTATGATTCATGCATCTCAGATGGGTCCAGAAACGGGAATGCTAAATCCCATTTATATCAATGAGAGTCCACAATTAGGACACAACATGAACTCCCCCGTTGGAGGAGTGGGAATGGTGCAGTTTGGATATCCAGGCTCCCTCTTAATGGGAACTGGAATGATTCACTCAGGTGTCTTTCAAGGGAATCACCCATCAGGTGACGGTCAGTTTAGAAGCTCCATCCCACAGGCCGGTGCTGAAGTCGTCTCAGGCAGCGGGTCAGATGAGATTGTGAACAAAAATAATCCATTCCTGTTCTGA
- the LOC116311921 gene encoding epsin-1-like isoform X2, producing the protein MTSSMLRRQLKNLVQNYSEAEVKVREATSNDPWGPSSSQMADISDLTYNVVACNEIMTMLWKRLKDDKNWRHIHKSLTLLEYLLKTGDDRVLLKMKDNIYIVKALTEYRFVEKDGKDQGVNVREKAKVVLVLMEDDEKLKEEREFAVKTREKTSKSAAASSADNVKDPNYKPCYVPGTTGLPSLDNIPSVADLTASFAARKEERLKQEAEKKEAERRAKMSEEELKWEDANKGSDVKIDAWGGEKEEEVKTDPWGAPKEPKEAVDPWGTPSRPDTTETAASSDPWGAPTSTDKDPFAAEQTNDDPFVAPKNGEDPFAAPKNGEDPFVAPKNGEDPFSASKDDPFNTPKDSSDPFSAPKDTQDPFAAQKDKPDPFSSSNNDPFNAPKDDPFKAPKDDPFITPKADPFSTPKEDPFSAPKEDPFITPKDDPFNAPKDDPFSSPKDDPFSAPALTPPKEDPFAEPSSGKEDPFTAPTTPPKEDPFSAPTKPAQDPFAAPTTPPKEDPFSTPSLLAKDDPFAAPTSPPQEDPFSTTSKPTKEDPFAAPTTPPKPDPFTAPSSPPKVDATDPFDAPLVSSPQSSTDAWGPPATSPPATGSDPWGTTASASSTISNSDPFGDASKADNDPWGPPASAPASTDDAWGAPAPPLDSSPSSDPFGDGASKSNHPWGASSNTSGNGTGRHLKQEDTMYRKTASFLGSAGASLVDLDDLFSSDPKPRQRPLIDTQTQAIDA; encoded by the exons ATGACGTCCTCTATGCTCCGTCGACAGCTGAAGAACCTGGTCCAGAACTACTCTGAGGCCGAGGTCAAG GTGAGAGAGGCGACATCCAATGACCCATGGGGCCCATCCAGCTCTCAGATGGCCGACATTTCTGACCTAACGTACAACGTTGTGGCCTGTAATGAGATCATGACGATGCTCTGGAAACGTCTGAAAGACGACAAGAACTGGAGACATATCCACAAG TCCCTGACACTCCTGGAGTACCTGCTGAAGACCGGTGATGATCGCGTGCTTCTGAAAATGAAAGACAACATCTACATTGTCAAAGCTCTCACAGAGTACCGCTTTGTAGAAAAGGATGGCAAAGATCAG GGTGTAAATGTGAGAGAGAAGGCCAAGGTTGTTCTTGTTCTTATGGAGGACGATGAGAAActaaaggaagagagagagttTGCTGTCAAGACCAGAGAAAAGACATCAAAAAGTGCAGCTG CATCATCTGCGGACAACGTCAAGGATCCAAACTATAAGCCGTGTTATGTACCTGGGACCACAGGGCTTCCATCTTTGGACAACATACCCTCTGTAGCTGACTTGACTGCTTCCTTCGCCGCCCGCAAAGAAGAGCGGCTTAAACAGGAAGCTGAGAAGAAAGAAGCCGAGAGACGG GCCAAGATGAGTGAAGAGGAGCTAAAATGGGAGGATGCTAATAAAGGTTCTGATGTTAAAATTGACGCTTggggaggagagaaagaagaggaagtaAAAACGGACCCATGGGGAGCTCCCAAAGAACCTAAGGAGGCCGTAGATCCATGGGGCACCCCCTCAAGACCTGACACAACTGAAACCGCAGCTAGCAGTGATCCCTGGGGGGCTCCAACAAGTACTGATAAAGATCCATTTGCAGCAGAACAAACTAATGATGATCCTTTTGTGGCACCAAAAAATGGGGAAGATCCTTTTGCAGCACCGAAAAATGGGGAAGATCCTTTTGTGGCACCGAAAAATGGGGAAGATCCCTTTAGTGCATCAAAAGATGACCCTTTCAACACCCCAAAGGACAGTTCAGACCCTTTCAGTGCCCCCAAAGACACGCAGGATCCATTTGCTGCTCAGAAAGATAAACCAGACCCTTTCAGCTCTTCTAACAATGATCCGTTTAATGCTCCAAAGGATGATCCTTTCAAAGCTCCAAAAGATGACCCATTTATCACCCCAAAAGCTGATCCTTTTAGTACTCCAAAAGAGGATCCCTTTAGTGCCCCTAAAGAAGATCCTTTCATTACCCCAAAAGATGATCCATTTAATGCACCTAAAGACGATCCATTTAGCTCTCCAAAAGATGATCCCTTCAGTGCACCAGCATTAACACCCCCTAAAGAGGACCCATTTGCAGAACCGTCATCAGGGAAAGAGGACCCTTTCACTGCTCCTACAACACCACCTAAAGAAGATCCTTTCTCAGCGCCAACCAAACCTGCTCAAGATCCCtttgctgcaccaacaacaccACCCAAAGAGGATCCGTTCTCTACACCATCTTTACTTGCGAAAGATGACCCCTTCGCTGCCCCAACATCTCCACCTCAAGAGGATCCCTTCTCCACAACATCCAAACCAACCAAGGAAGATCCCtttgctgcaccaacaacaccACCTAAACCAGACCCATTCACAGCGCCATCCAGTCCACCAAAGGTAGATGCCACAGATCCCTTCGATGCCCCTCTAGTGAGCTCGCCTCAGAGTAGCACAGATGCATGGGGACCCCCAGCCACTTCTCCACCAGCCACCGGATCAGATCCCTGGGGGACCACGGCAAGTGCTTCTTCAACCATCAGTAATTCTGATCCATTTGGAGATGCATCCAAAGCAGACAATGACCCATGGGGGCCTCCAG CTTCGGCTCCTGCCAGTACAGACGATGCATGGGGTGCACCTGCTCCACCTTTAGACTCCTCCCCATCTAGTGACCCCTTTGGAGATGGAGCATCTAAATCCAATCACCCCTGGGGTGCATCAAGCAACACAAGTGGCAACGGCACAG gAAGGCACTTGAAGCAGGAAGACACGATGTATCGAAAGACTGCTTCCTTCTTGGGCTCGGCAGGGGCATCACTGGTTGACTTGGACGATCTGTTTTCATCTGACCCCAAACCCAGACAGCGCCCCCTCATTGACACCCAAACACAAGCCATCG ATGCATGA
- the LOC120435550 gene encoding germ cell-specific gene 1-like protein — translation MLEKMSRRNRSLLSLFLTSLALTLSVWAFCTSYWCEGTHKVVKPVCLSPVKMKNCGQNNSQPYTTEVPTPDPRNPASNVTLSPQQKEELARIRKKQLANAVHYIWETGEDKYMLRYFHTGFWLSCEKHNEGADQEEKCRSFIELTPGETQGWSNTKFSSHRGEHFE, via the exons ATGCTGGAGAAAATGTCCAGACGTAACCGCTCCCTGCTGTCGCTGTTCCTCACCTCTCTGGCACTCACGCTGTCCGTCTGGGCTTTCTGCACCTCTTATTGGTGCGAAGGGACACACAAGGTGGTGAAGCCGGTCTGCCTGTCGCCAGTCAAGATGAAAAACTGCGGGCAGAACAACAGCCAGCCGTACACCACAG AGGTGCCCACCCCAGACCCCAGGAACCCAGCCTCCAATGTCACGCTGTCTCCTCAGCAGAAGGAGGAGCTGGCCAGGATAAGGAAAAAGCAGCTGGCCAACGCTGTCCACTACATCTGGGAGACAGGGGAGGACAAGTACATGCTGAGATACTTCCACACCGGCTTCTGGCTCTCCTGCGAGAAGCACAATGAAG GTGCAGATCAGGAAGAAAAGTGTCGGAGTTTCATTGAGCTGACACCAGGAGAGACACAAGGTTGGTCCAACACCAAATTTTCATCTCACAGAGGAGAACATTTTGAATAG
- the LOC116312197 gene encoding germ cell-specific gene 1-like protein, with protein sequence MYIGLLAMGFLLMCVEALCLCAKREMNALKINAFAAMCTVLSGMMGMVAHMMYTTVFQMTVSIGPKDWRPQSWDYGWSFAMAWLSFSCCMAAAVATLNSYTKTIIEMKHRARVRLEEARNTTSAPSYEEVVRAGPGGIYSVSQLMQLGQQGALMDPMWPRGVGPAVGPLACGAGGALLVGGGGIGVGGMGNLGVGMGLGGMPSMAGGGGNGVGIGGMGGGAGAGVGAGGVGGGKLADPHGVVVVEGCGTEGCEDCEREMDEINYALQEEREDSLC encoded by the exons ATGTACATCGGTCTCCTGGCTATGGGCTTCCTACTGATGTGTGTGGAAGCACTTTGCCTCTGCGCCAAGAGGGAAATGAACGCCCTCAAGATCAATGCCTTTGCAGCCATGTGCACTGTCCTCTCAG GCATGATGGGGATGGTAGCTCACATGATGTACACAACAGTGTTTCAGATGACTGTGAGCATCGGACCTAAAGACTGGAGGCCACAGAGCTGGGACTATGGCTGGTCTTTTGC CATGGCATGGCTTTCATTCAGCTGCTGCATGGCAGCTGCTGTGGCCACATTGAACTCCTACACCAAGACCATCATTGAGATGAAGCACCGGGCTCGGGTAAGGCTGGAGGAGGCCCGAAATACCACCAGTGCCCCCTCCTATGAGGAGGTTGTTCGAGCTGGGCCGGGAGGGATTTACTCCGTCAGTCAGCTGATGCAGCTTGGACAACAGGGGGCTCTAATGGACCCAATGTGGCCCAGAGGAGTGGGACCAGCTGTTGGACCTCTGGCATGTGGCGCTGGGGGAGCACTGCTCGTTGGTGGAGGAGGAATTGGAGTTGGAGGCATGGGAAATCTTGGCGTTGGAATGGGACTGGGAGGAATGCCATCTATGGCAGGTGGTGGAGGAAATGGTGTTGGAATAGGAGGGATGGGAGGTGGAGCAGGGGCAGGAGTGGGAGCAGGTGGAGTAGGAGGGGGGAAGCTGGCAGACCCTCATGGTGTGGTTGTGGTGGAAGGCTGCGGCACTGAAGGATGTGAAGACTGTGAACGCGAGATGGACGAGATAAATTATGCCCTGCAGGAGGAGCGAGAGGACTCACTCTGCTAA
- the LOC116311778 gene encoding recoverin-like — protein MGNSKSGAVSKEILEDLKLNTKFSETEIVQWYENFKKQCPNGRITKEEFQTIYSKFFPESDANTYAQHVFRSFDTNDDGTLDFKEYIIALHMTSTGKTTRKLEWAFSLFDVDKNGYITKSEVTEICTAIFKLIPKEEMEKLPEDENTAEKRADKLWKYFDKGENDRIAEGEFIQGVLDNDDALRLIQYSPLK, from the exons ATGGGAAATAGCAAGAGCGGAGCTGTGTCCAAAGAGATCCTGGAGGATCTGAAGCTCAACACCAAGTTCTCAGAGACTGAGATTGTCCAGTGGTATGAAAACTTCAAGAAGCAGTGTCCAAATGGACGCATCACAAAAGAGGAGTTTCAGACAATCTACAGCAAGTTCTTTCCAGAAAGTGATGCCAATACATATGCTCAACATGTCTTCCGCTCCTTTGACACAAATGATGATGGCACTCTGGACTTCAAGGAGTACATCATTGCCCTCCACATGACATCAACAGGAAAGACCACCAGGAAGCTCGAATGGGCCTTCTCGCTGTTTGATGTGGACAAGAATGGATACATCACCAAGTCAGAGGTGACGGAAATCTGCACG GCCATTTTTAAGCTGATTCCCAAAGAAGAGATGGAAAAGTTGCCTGAAGATGAAAacacagctgagaagagggcgGATAAACTCTGGAAATATTTTGACAAGGGTGAAAACG aCCGAATTGCAGAAGGAGAGTTCATCCAGGGAGTTTTGGATAATGACGACGCTCTTCGCTTGATTCAGTACTCACCTTTAAAGTAG